A genomic window from Nomascus leucogenys isolate Asia chromosome 10, Asia_NLE_v1, whole genome shotgun sequence includes:
- the ARPC3 gene encoding actin-related protein 2/3 complex subunit 3 gives MPAYHSSLMDPDTKLIGNMALLPIRSQFKGPAPRETKDTDIVDEAIYYFKANVFFKNYEIKNEADRTLIYITLYISECLKKLQKCNSKSQGEKEMYTLGITNFPIPGEPGFPLNAIYAKPANKQEDEVMRAYLQQLRQETGLRLCEKVFDPQNDKPSKWWTCFVKRQFMNKSLSGPGQ, from the exons GCTTACCACTCTTCTCTCATGGATCCTGACACCAAACTCATCGGAAACATGGCACTGTTGCCTATCAGAAGTCAATTCAAAGGACCTGCTCCCAGAGAGA CAAAAGATACAGATATTGTGGATGAAGCCATCTATTACTTCAAGGCCAATGTCTTCTTCAAAAACTATGAAATTAAG AATGAAGCTGATAGGACCTTGATATATATAACTCTCTACATTTCTGAATGTCTAAAGAAACTCCAAAAG tgcaatTCCAAAAGCCAAGGTGAGAAAGAAATGTATACACTGGGAATCACTAATTTTCCCATTCCTGGAGAGCCTGGTTTTCCACTTAACGCAATTTATGCCAAACCTGCAAACAAACAGGAAGATG AAGTGATGAGAGCCTATTTACAACAGCTAAGGCAAGAGACTGGACTGAGACTTTGTGAGAAAGTTTTCGATCCTCAGAATGATAAACCCAGCAAG TGGTGGACTTGCTTTGTGAAGAGACAGTTCATGAACAAGAGTCTTTCAGGACCTGGACAGTGA